One genomic region from Streptomyces sp. NBC_00457 encodes:
- the metK gene encoding methionine adenosyltransferase, giving the protein MSRRLFTSESVTEGHPDKIADQISDTILDALLREDPTSRVAVETLITTGQVHVAGEVTTKTYADIATLVRNKVLEIGYDSSKKGFDGASCGVSVSIGAQSPDIAQGVDTAYENRVEGDEDELDKQGAGDQGLMFGYATDETPTLMPLPIFLAHRLSKRLSEVRKNGTIPYLRPDGKTQVTIEYDGDKAVRLDTVVVSSQHASDIDLESLLAPDIREFVVEAELKALLDEGIKLDTENYRLLVNPTGRFEIGGPMGDAGLTGRKIIIDTYGGMARHGGGAFSGKDPSKVDRSAAYAMRWVAKNVVAAGLATRCEVQVAYAIGKAEPVGLFVETFGTAKIDHEKIEKAIDEVFDLRPAAIIRDLDLLRPIYAQTAAYGHFGRELPEFTWERTDRVDALRQAAGL; this is encoded by the coding sequence GTGTCCCGTCGCCTGTTCACCTCGGAGTCTGTGACCGAGGGCCACCCCGACAAGATCGCTGACCAGATCAGCGACACCATTCTCGACGCGCTTCTGCGCGAGGACCCGACGTCCCGGGTCGCCGTCGAGACGCTGATCACGACCGGCCAGGTGCATGTGGCCGGCGAGGTCACCACCAAGACGTACGCGGACATCGCGACGCTTGTCCGCAACAAGGTCCTCGAGATCGGCTACGACTCCTCGAAGAAGGGCTTCGACGGCGCCTCCTGCGGTGTGTCGGTGTCCATCGGCGCGCAGTCCCCGGACATCGCGCAGGGCGTCGACACGGCGTACGAGAACCGCGTCGAGGGCGACGAGGACGAGCTGGACAAGCAGGGCGCGGGCGACCAGGGCCTGATGTTCGGCTACGCGACGGACGAGACGCCGACGCTGATGCCGCTGCCGATCTTCCTGGCACACCGGCTGTCGAAGCGCCTGTCCGAGGTCCGCAAGAACGGCACCATCCCGTACCTGCGCCCCGACGGCAAGACCCAGGTCACCATCGAGTACGACGGCGACAAGGCCGTCCGCCTCGACACGGTCGTGGTCTCCTCGCAGCACGCGAGCGACATCGACCTGGAGTCCCTGCTCGCCCCCGACATCCGCGAGTTCGTCGTGGAGGCGGAGCTGAAGGCGCTCCTGGACGAGGGCATCAAGCTCGACACCGAGAACTACCGCCTGCTCGTCAACCCGACCGGCCGCTTCGAGATCGGCGGCCCGATGGGCGACGCCGGCCTCACCGGCCGCAAGATCATCATCGACACGTACGGCGGTATGGCCCGCCACGGCGGCGGCGCGTTCTCCGGCAAGGACCCGTCCAAGGTGGACCGTTCGGCCGCGTACGCGATGCGCTGGGTCGCCAAGAACGTCGTGGCCGCGGGCCTCGCCACTCGCTGCGAGGTCCAGGTCGCCTACGCCATCGGCAAGGCCGAGCCGGTCGGTCTCTTCGTCGAGACCTTCGGCACCGCCAAGATCGACCACGAGAAGATCGAGAAGGCGATCGACGAGGTCTTCGACCTCCGCCCGGCCGCCATCATCCGCGACCTCGACCTCCTCCGCCCGATCTACGCCCAGACCGCCGCATACGGCCACTTCGGCCGTGAGCTCCCCGAGTTCACCTGGGAGCGCACGGACCGCGTGGACGCACTGCGGCAGGCGGCGGGGCTGTAA
- a CDS encoding quinone-dependent dihydroorotate dehydrogenase has translation MYKLFFRLVFQRMDPEQAHHLAFRWIRLAVRIPVLRTFVAAVLAPRYQELRTEAFGLRMHGPFGLAAGFDKNAIAIDGMSMLGFDHVEIGTVTGEAQPGNPKKRLFRLVPDRALINRMGFNNEGSLVVAARLASRTPVFKTVVGVNIGKTKVVPEAEAAGDYVKSTERVAPYADYLVVNVSSPNTPGLRNLQAVDHLRPLLSAVREAADRTVTDRRVPLLVKIAPDLADEDVDAVADLAVELGLDGIIATNTTIARGGLGLTSEPSLIEETGGLSGAPLKARSLEVLRRLYARVGDRITLVGVGGIEDAEDAWQRVLAGATLVQGYSAFIYEGPFYARAIHKGLAARLRTSPYATLADAVGADVRKAA, from the coding sequence ATGTACAAGCTTTTCTTCCGTCTGGTGTTCCAGCGGATGGACCCGGAGCAGGCCCACCATCTGGCGTTCCGGTGGATCCGGCTTGCCGTCCGCATCCCGGTGCTGCGCACGTTCGTCGCGGCCGTGCTCGCGCCCCGCTACCAGGAGCTGCGCACCGAGGCGTTCGGGCTGCGTATGCACGGCCCCTTCGGGCTCGCCGCCGGCTTCGACAAGAACGCGATCGCCATCGACGGCATGTCGATGCTGGGCTTCGACCATGTCGAGATCGGCACGGTCACCGGGGAGGCGCAGCCGGGCAATCCCAAGAAGCGGCTGTTCCGGCTGGTGCCGGACCGGGCGCTGATCAACCGCATGGGTTTCAACAACGAGGGCTCACTGGTCGTCGCCGCCCGGCTGGCCTCCCGTACGCCGGTCTTCAAGACCGTGGTCGGCGTCAACATCGGCAAGACCAAGGTCGTCCCGGAGGCCGAGGCGGCCGGGGACTATGTGAAGTCGACGGAGCGTGTCGCGCCGTACGCCGACTACCTGGTCGTGAACGTCTCCTCGCCGAACACGCCCGGCCTGCGCAATCTGCAGGCCGTGGATCACCTGCGTCCCCTCCTGAGCGCCGTCCGTGAGGCCGCCGACCGTACGGTCACCGACCGCCGCGTCCCGCTGCTGGTGAAGATCGCGCCGGACCTCGCCGACGAGGACGTCGACGCGGTCGCCGACCTGGCCGTCGAGCTCGGTCTGGACGGGATCATCGCCACGAACACCACCATCGCGCGCGGGGGCCTCGGTTTGACTTCCGAACCCTCGCTGATCGAGGAGACCGGCGGACTCTCCGGCGCTCCGCTCAAGGCGCGCTCCCTGGAGGTGCTGCGCCGCCTCTACGCGCGCGTGGGCGACCGGATCACCCTGGTGGGCGTCGGCGGCATCGAGGACGCCGAGGACGCCTGGCAGCGCGTCCTCGCCGGCGCCACCCTCGTCCAGGGGTACAGCGCCTTCATTTACGAGGGCCCCTTCTACGCCCGCGCCATCCACAAGGGCCTCGCCGCCCGCCTGAGGACCAGCCCGTATGCCACCCTCGCCGACGCGGTCGGCGCCGACGTAAGGAAGGCCGCATGA
- the pyrF gene encoding orotidine-5'-phosphate decarboxylase — translation MSQEPFGARLRRAMDERGPLCVGIDPHASLLSEWGLNDDIAGLERFSRTVVEALADRIAVLKPQSAFFERFGSRGVAVLEKTVVQARAAGALVVMDAKRGDIGSTMAAYAESFLRKDSPLFSDALTVSPYLGYGSLSPAVALARESGTGLFVLALTSNPEGREVQHAVRADGRTVGATMLAHLAAENAGEEPLGSFGAVVGATLGDLSSYDLDINGPLLAPGIGAQGATPADLPGVFGAAVRNVVPNVSRGVLRHGLDAGALRGAAERFAEEIRAAVTTA, via the coding sequence ATGAGCCAGGAACCCTTCGGCGCACGCCTGCGCCGCGCCATGGACGAGCGCGGCCCGCTGTGCGTCGGCATCGACCCGCACGCCTCCCTGCTCAGCGAGTGGGGCCTGAACGACGACATTGCGGGCCTGGAGCGGTTCAGCCGCACGGTCGTCGAGGCGCTGGCCGACCGGATCGCCGTCCTCAAGCCGCAGAGCGCGTTCTTCGAGCGCTTCGGATCGCGCGGTGTCGCCGTCCTGGAGAAGACGGTCGTACAGGCCCGCGCCGCCGGTGCGCTGGTCGTGATGGACGCCAAGCGCGGCGACATCGGCTCGACCATGGCCGCGTACGCCGAGTCCTTCCTCCGGAAGGACTCCCCGCTCTTCTCGGACGCGCTGACCGTCTCGCCGTATCTGGGCTACGGCTCGCTGAGCCCGGCCGTCGCGCTGGCCCGGGAGAGCGGCACGGGCCTGTTCGTGCTGGCGCTCACCTCGAACCCCGAGGGCCGCGAGGTCCAGCACGCCGTCCGCGCCGACGGGCGGACCGTCGGAGCGACGATGCTGGCGCACCTGGCCGCCGAGAACGCGGGGGAGGAGCCGCTGGGCTCCTTCGGGGCGGTCGTCGGCGCCACGCTCGGCGATCTGTCGTCGTACGACCTCGACATCAACGGTCCGCTCCTTGCACCCGGGATCGGCGCCCAGGGCGCCACTCCGGCCGACCTTCCCGGGGTCTTCGGCGCCGCGGTGCGCAATGTCGTGCCGAACGTCAGCCGGGGCGTGCTGCGGCACGGGCTCGACGCCGGCGCGCTGCGGGGAGCCGCCGAGCGGTTCGCGGAGGAGATCCGGGCGGCCGTGACCACCGCCTGA
- a CDS encoding integration host factor has protein sequence MALPPLTPEQRAAALEKAAAARRERAEVKNRLKHSGASLHEVIKQGQENDVIGKMKVSALLESLPGVGKVRAKQIMERLGISESRRVRGLGSNQIASLEREFGSTGS, from the coding sequence GTGGCTCTTCCGCCCCTTACCCCTGAACAGCGCGCAGCCGCGCTCGAAAAGGCCGCCGCGGCTCGCCGGGAGCGGGCCGAGGTCAAGAATCGACTCAAGCACTCCGGCGCCTCCCTTCACGAGGTCATCAAGCAGGGCCAGGAGAACGACGTCATCGGCAAGATGAAGGTCTCCGCCCTCCTCGAGTCCCTGCCGGGCGTGGGCAAGGTCCGCGCCAAGCAGATCATGGAGCGACTCGGCATCTCCGAGAGCCGTCGTGTGCGCGGCCTCGGCTCGAACCAGATCGCTTCCCTGGAGCGTGAGTTCGGCAGCACCGGCTCCTGA
- the rpoZ gene encoding DNA-directed RNA polymerase subunit omega: MSSSITAPEGIINPPIDELLEATDSKYSLVIYAAKRARQINAYYSQLGEGLLEYVGPLVDTHVHEKPLSIALREINAGLLTSEAVEGPAQ; encoded by the coding sequence GTGTCCTCTTCCATCACCGCGCCCGAGGGCATCATCAACCCGCCGATCGACGAGTTGCTTGAGGCCACTGACTCGAAGTACAGCCTGGTGATCTACGCGGCCAAGCGTGCCCGCCAGATCAACGCGTACTACTCGCAGCTCGGCGAGGGTCTCCTTGAGTACGTCGGTCCGCTCGTCGACACCCACGTCCACGAGAAGCCGCTCTCGATCGCCCTGCGTGAGATCAACGCGGGTCTGCTGACGTCCGAGGCCGTTGAGGGTCCGGCGCAGTAG
- the carB gene encoding carbamoyl-phosphate synthase large subunit — protein sequence MPKRTDIQSVLVIGSGPIVIGQAAEFDYSGTQACRVLKAEGLRVILVNSNPATIMTDPEIADATYVEPITPEFVEKIIAKEQPDALLPTLGGQTALNTAISLHENGVLAKYGVELIGANVEAIHKGEDRDQFKVVVEAVRAKIGHGESARSVICHSMDDVLGGVETLGGYPVVVRPSFTMGGAGSGFAHDEEELRRIAGQGLTLSPTTEVLLEESILGWKEYELELMRDKHDNVVVVCSIENFDPMGVHTGDSITVAPAMTLTDREYQTLRDIGIAVIREVGVDTGGCNIQFAVNPEDGRVIVIEMNPRVSRSSALASKATGFPIAKIAAKLAVGYTLDEIPNDITQETPASFEPTLDYVVVKAPRFAFEKFPQADSTLTTTMKSVGEAMAIGRNFTEAFQKALRSLEKKGSQFTFVGEPGDKDELLREAVRPTDGRINAVMQAIRAGATPEEVFEYTKIDPWFVDQLFLIKEIADDLAAAPELTPDLLAEAKRHGFSDQQIGEIRGLREDVVREVRHALGIRPVYKTVDTCAAEFAAKTPYFYSSYDEETEVASREKPAVIILGSGPNRIGQGIEFDYSCVHASFALSDAGYETVMVNCNPETVSTDYDTSDRLYFEPLTLEDVLEIVHAESLAGSIAGVVVQLGGQTPLGLAQALKDNGVPVVGTPPEAIHAAEDRGAFGRVLKEAGLPAPKHGTATTFAEAKAIADEIGYPVLVRPSYVLGGRGMEIVYDETRLSAYIAESTEISPTRPVLVDRFLDDAIEIDVDALYDGQELYLGGVMEHIEEAGIHSGDSACALPPITLGGFDIKRLRASTEAIAKGVGVRGLINIQFAMAGDILYVLEANPRASRTVPFTSKATAVPLAKAAARISLGATIAGLRAEGLLPATGDGGELPLDAPISVKEAVMPWSRFRDIHGRGVDTVLGPEMRSTGEVMGIDSVFGTAYAKSQAGAYGPLPTKGRAFISVANRDKRSMIFPARELVAHGFELLATSGTAEVLKRNGIHATVVRKQSEGTGPNGERTIVQLIHDGEVDLIVNTPYGTGGRLDGYDIRTAAVARSVPCLTTVQALAAAVQGIDALNHGDVGVRSLQEHARFMTAARD from the coding sequence GTGCCTAAGCGCACCGATATCCAGTCCGTCCTGGTCATCGGCTCCGGCCCGATCGTCATCGGCCAGGCCGCCGAGTTCGACTACTCCGGCACGCAGGCGTGCCGGGTGCTCAAGGCCGAAGGCCTGCGCGTCATCCTCGTCAACTCCAACCCGGCGACGATCATGACCGACCCGGAGATCGCCGACGCCACCTACGTCGAGCCGATCACCCCGGAGTTCGTCGAGAAGATCATCGCCAAGGAGCAGCCGGACGCCCTGCTGCCCACCCTGGGCGGCCAGACGGCGCTCAACACGGCGATCTCGCTGCACGAGAACGGCGTACTGGCGAAGTACGGCGTCGAGCTGATCGGCGCCAACGTCGAAGCGATCCACAAGGGCGAGGACCGCGACCAGTTCAAGGTGGTCGTCGAAGCCGTCCGCGCCAAGATCGGCCACGGCGAGTCCGCCCGCTCGGTCATCTGCCACTCCATGGACGACGTCCTGGGGGGCGTCGAGACCCTCGGCGGCTACCCGGTCGTCGTGCGCCCGTCCTTCACCATGGGCGGCGCCGGCTCCGGCTTCGCGCACGACGAGGAGGAACTGCGCCGCATCGCCGGCCAGGGCCTGACCCTGTCTCCCACCACCGAGGTGCTCCTGGAGGAGTCCATCCTGGGCTGGAAGGAGTACGAGCTGGAGCTGATGCGCGACAAGCACGACAACGTCGTGGTCGTGTGCTCCATCGAGAACTTCGACCCCATGGGTGTGCACACCGGCGACTCGATCACCGTCGCGCCCGCGATGACGCTGACCGACCGCGAGTACCAGACCCTGCGGGACATCGGCATCGCCGTCATCCGCGAGGTCGGCGTGGACACCGGCGGCTGCAACATCCAGTTCGCGGTGAACCCCGAGGACGGCCGGGTCATCGTCATCGAGATGAACCCGCGTGTGTCGCGTTCCTCGGCCCTCGCCTCCAAGGCGACCGGCTTCCCGATCGCCAAGATCGCCGCGAAGCTCGCCGTCGGCTACACCCTCGACGAGATCCCGAACGACATCACGCAGGAGACCCCGGCCTCCTTCGAGCCGACCCTCGACTACGTGGTGGTCAAGGCCCCGCGGTTCGCCTTCGAGAAGTTCCCGCAGGCCGACTCCACGCTGACCACCACCATGAAGTCGGTCGGCGAGGCCATGGCCATCGGCCGCAACTTCACCGAGGCCTTCCAGAAGGCGCTGCGCTCGCTGGAGAAGAAGGGCAGCCAGTTCACGTTCGTCGGTGAGCCCGGCGACAAGGACGAGCTGCTGCGCGAGGCCGTACGGCCCACGGACGGCCGTATCAACGCCGTCATGCAGGCCATCCGCGCGGGCGCCACGCCCGAGGAGGTCTTCGAGTACACGAAGATCGACCCGTGGTTCGTCGACCAGCTCTTCCTCATCAAGGAGATCGCCGACGACCTGGCCGCGGCGCCGGAGCTGACCCCGGACCTGCTCGCCGAGGCCAAGCGGCACGGCTTCTCCGACCAGCAGATCGGCGAGATCCGCGGCCTGCGCGAGGACGTCGTGCGCGAGGTGCGGCACGCGCTGGGCATCCGCCCGGTCTACAAGACGGTCGACACCTGTGCCGCCGAGTTCGCCGCGAAGACGCCGTACTTCTACTCCTCCTACGACGAGGAGACGGAGGTCGCTTCGCGTGAGAAGCCGGCCGTCATCATCCTGGGCTCCGGCCCCAACCGCATCGGCCAGGGCATCGAGTTCGACTACTCCTGCGTCCACGCCTCCTTCGCGCTGAGCGACGCCGGGTACGAGACCGTGATGGTCAACTGCAACCCCGAGACGGTCTCCACGGACTACGACACCTCCGACCGCCTGTACTTCGAGCCGCTGACGCTGGAAGACGTGCTGGAGATCGTCCACGCGGAGTCCCTCGCCGGGTCGATCGCCGGTGTCGTCGTCCAGCTGGGCGGCCAGACCCCGCTGGGCCTGGCGCAGGCGCTGAAGGACAACGGCGTACCGGTCGTCGGCACGCCGCCGGAGGCCATCCACGCCGCCGAGGACCGCGGCGCCTTCGGCCGCGTCCTCAAGGAGGCCGGCCTCCCGGCGCCCAAGCACGGCACCGCCACCACCTTCGCCGAGGCCAAGGCCATCGCCGACGAGATCGGCTACCCGGTCCTGGTCAGGCCGTCGTACGTGCTCGGCGGGCGCGGCATGGAGATCGTGTACGACGAGACCCGGCTGTCCGCCTACATCGCCGAGTCGACCGAGATCAGCCCCACCCGGCCGGTGCTGGTCGACCGCTTCCTCGACGACGCCATCGAGATCGACGTCGACGCGCTCTACGACGGCCAGGAGCTCTACCTCGGCGGTGTGATGGAGCATATCGAGGAAGCCGGTATCCACTCCGGCGACTCGGCGTGCGCGCTGCCCCCGATCACGCTCGGCGGCTTCGACATCAAGCGGCTGCGCGCGTCGACGGAGGCCATCGCGAAGGGCGTCGGCGTCCGGGGCCTGATCAACATCCAGTTCGCGATGGCGGGCGACATCCTGTACGTCCTCGAGGCCAACCCGCGTGCCTCGCGCACCGTGCCCTTCACCTCGAAGGCGACCGCGGTGCCGCTGGCGAAGGCCGCCGCCCGGATCTCGCTGGGCGCGACCATCGCCGGACTCCGCGCGGAGGGCCTGCTTCCGGCGACCGGCGACGGCGGCGAACTCCCGCTGGACGCGCCGATCTCCGTCAAGGAAGCGGTCATGCCGTGGTCGCGCTTCCGCGACATCCACGGACGGGGCGTCGACACGGTCCTCGGCCCGGAGATGCGCTCCACCGGCGAGGTCATGGGCATCGACTCCGTCTTCGGCACGGCGTACGCCAAGTCGCAGGCGGGCGCCTACGGTCCGCTGCCCACGAAGGGCCGCGCCTTCATCTCCGTCGCCAACCGCGACAAGCGCTCGATGATCTTCCCGGCGCGCGAACTCGTCGCCCACGGCTTCGAGTTGCTCGCCACCTCCGGCACGGCCGAGGTCCTCAAGCGCAACGGCATCCACGCCACCGTCGTCCGCAAGCAGTCCGAGGGCACCGGTCCGAACGGCGAGCGGACCATCGTCCAGCTCATCCACGACGGTGAGGTCGACCTCATCGTCAACACCCCGTACGGCACCGGCGGCCGCCTCGACGGCTACGACATCCGCACGGCGGCCGTGGCACGGTCCGTGCCGTGCCTGACGACGGTTCAGGCGCTCGCCGCCGCCGTCCAGGGCATCGACGCCCTCAACCACGGTGATGTGGGCGTGCGTTCGCTCCAGGAACATGCGCGGTTCATGACCGCGGCCCGCGACTAG
- the coaBC gene encoding bifunctional phosphopantothenoylcysteine decarboxylase/phosphopantothenate--cysteine ligase CoaBC, with product MDKPKVVLGVSGGIAAYKACELLRRLTESGHDVRVVPTASALHFVGAATWSALSGHPVATEVWDDVHEVPHVRIGQHADLVVVAPATADMLAKAAHGLADDLLTNTLLTARCPVVFAPAMHTEMWEHPATQENVATLRRRGAVVIEPAVGRLTGVDTGKGRLPDPAEIFEVCRRVLARGVTEPDLAGRHVVVSAGGTREPLDPVRFLGNRSSGKQGYALARTAAARGARVTLISANADLPDPAGVDVVPVGTAVQLREAVLKAAADADAVVMAAAVADFRPATYAAGKIKKRDGQDPDPIVLVRNPDILAEISADRARPGQVIVGFAAETDDVLANGRKKLARKGCDLLVVNEVGERKTFGAEENEAVVLGADGTETPVPHGPKEALAETVWDLVAQRLL from the coding sequence GTGGACAAGCCCAAGGTCGTTCTGGGGGTCAGCGGTGGCATCGCCGCCTACAAGGCGTGCGAGCTGCTGCGCAGACTGACCGAGTCCGGGCACGACGTCCGTGTGGTGCCGACCGCCTCCGCCCTGCACTTCGTCGGTGCCGCCACCTGGTCCGCGCTCTCCGGCCACCCGGTCGCGACGGAGGTCTGGGACGACGTCCACGAGGTCCCGCACGTCCGTATCGGCCAGCACGCCGATCTGGTGGTCGTCGCCCCGGCGACCGCCGACATGCTCGCGAAGGCGGCCCACGGCCTCGCCGACGACCTGCTCACCAACACTCTCCTCACCGCCCGCTGCCCGGTCGTCTTCGCCCCCGCCATGCACACGGAGATGTGGGAGCACCCGGCCACCCAGGAGAACGTGGCGACGCTGCGCCGCCGCGGTGCGGTCGTCATCGAACCGGCCGTGGGCCGCCTCACCGGCGTCGACACCGGCAAGGGCCGACTGCCCGATCCGGCCGAGATCTTCGAGGTCTGCCGTCGCGTCCTGGCCCGGGGAGTGACGGAACCCGACCTGGCCGGCCGGCACGTCGTCGTCAGCGCGGGGGGCACCCGCGAGCCCCTCGACCCGGTCCGCTTCCTCGGCAACCGCTCCTCCGGCAAGCAGGGCTACGCCCTCGCCCGCACCGCCGCGGCGCGCGGCGCCCGTGTGACGCTGATCTCCGCGAACGCGGACCTGCCCGACCCGGCGGGTGTGGATGTCGTGCCGGTCGGGACGGCCGTACAGCTGCGTGAGGCGGTGCTGAAGGCGGCCGCGGACGCCGACGCGGTCGTCATGGCCGCCGCGGTAGCGGACTTCCGCCCGGCGACCTACGCGGCCGGAAAGATCAAAAAGAGAGACGGCCAGGACCCGGACCCCATCGTGCTGGTGCGGAATCCCGACATCCTCGCGGAGATCTCGGCCGACCGCGCCCGCCCCGGACAGGTGATCGTCGGCTTCGCCGCCGAGACGGACGACGTCCTGGCCAACGGACGCAAGAAGCTGGCACGCAAGGGCTGCGACCTGCTGGTGGTGAACGAGGTGGGGGAACGCAAGACGTTCGGTGCCGAGGAGAACGAGGCGGTGGTGCTGGGCGCCGACGGCACCGAGACCCCCGTCCCGCACGGCCCGAAGGAAGCCCTGGCCGAAACAGTGTGGGACCTGGTGGCCCAGCGGCTGCTGTGA
- the gmk gene encoding guanylate kinase: MSERPRLTVLSGPSGVGKSTVVAHMRKEHPEVWLSVSATTRKPRPGERHGVHYFFVTDEEMDKLIANGELLEWAEFAGNRYGTPRRAVLERLEAGEPVLLEIDLQGARQVRESMPEAQLVFLAPPSWEELVRRLTGRGTEPPEVIERRLDAAKVELEAEPEFDVTLVNTSVEDVARELLALVDVV, translated from the coding sequence ATGAGTGAACGTCCGCGGCTGACCGTGCTCTCCGGCCCCTCCGGGGTCGGCAAGAGCACGGTCGTCGCCCATATGCGCAAGGAACACCCCGAGGTCTGGCTCTCGGTGTCGGCGACGACCCGTAAGCCCCGCCCCGGCGAGCGGCATGGGGTCCACTACTTCTTCGTCACCGACGAGGAGATGGACAAGCTGATCGCCAATGGCGAGCTGCTGGAGTGGGCGGAATTCGCCGGCAACCGCTACGGCACACCCCGCAGGGCCGTGCTGGAGCGCCTGGAGGCGGGTGAGCCCGTCCTTCTGGAGATCGACCTCCAGGGTGCCCGGCAGGTCCGCGAGTCCATGCCGGAGGCCCAGCTGGTGTTCCTGGCTCCTCCCTCCTGGGAGGAGCTGGTGCGCAGACTCACCGGACGCGGCACCGAGCCGCCCGAGGTGATCGAGCGGCGTCTGGACGCCGCGAAGGTCGAGCTGGAGGCCGAGCCGGAGTTCGATGTGACCTTGGTCAACACCTCCGTCGAGGACGTGGCGCGCGAGCTGCTAGCCTTGGTGGACGTTGTGTGA